In Flavobacterium sp. WV_118_3, one DNA window encodes the following:
- a CDS encoding TlpA disulfide reductase family protein: MKNTLYLLIILVLSSFTLPPETITLSGKINNTEEKKIKIKGESFNKEITLKPDGSFSETFPISYSGSYTLSTKNNRAALYLAKGTKLNITADDANFNTSLAFSGNGSVENQYLVKKGQLVNTMLGNPQTFYSQDETTYVNKNKELKNAVLELYNSTKFADAGFKKNEQKSIDYFEQLLLLNYPAYHAHYAKKENFKPSESFPKFDTTLDMDNDTDFLFSNPYKQLIAARFNQKVSENSANMTEKELSDRILTEIKKIKSPNIKNSFLQNLGYQIRAGNTESETLYKEIMALSTDTKFKEDLTEKFNKIKGLIPGKPSPKFNYENYKGGQTSLDNLKGKFVYIDVWATWCGPCRQEIPHLQKVEEQYHGKNIEFVSISIDAKKDYDKWKKLVDEKKLGGIQLFADNDWSSQFIKEYGIESIPRFILVDPNGNIVTADAPRPSDPQLTELFTKQGVK, encoded by the coding sequence ATGAAAAACACACTTTATTTGTTGATCATCCTTGTATTATCGTCGTTTACGCTACCGCCGGAGACGATTACGCTATCCGGAAAAATCAACAATACCGAAGAAAAAAAGATCAAAATCAAAGGCGAAAGTTTTAACAAAGAGATTACGTTAAAACCCGACGGTTCGTTTTCCGAAACTTTCCCTATTTCGTATAGCGGTTCCTATACGCTGAGTACCAAAAACAACCGTGCTGCTTTATATCTGGCCAAAGGAACCAAACTAAACATTACCGCCGATGATGCAAATTTTAATACCTCACTTGCTTTTTCCGGAAATGGCAGTGTTGAAAATCAATACCTGGTTAAGAAAGGGCAACTGGTAAATACCATGCTTGGCAACCCGCAGACATTTTACAGTCAGGATGAGACTACTTATGTCAATAAAAATAAAGAATTAAAAAATGCCGTATTGGAATTATACAACAGTACTAAATTTGCCGATGCCGGTTTTAAAAAGAACGAACAAAAAAGTATCGACTATTTCGAACAACTTTTATTGTTAAACTACCCGGCGTATCATGCACATTATGCCAAAAAGGAAAACTTCAAACCTTCTGAAAGCTTCCCAAAATTCGATACTACCCTTGATATGGATAACGATACCGACTTCTTGTTTTCGAATCCGTACAAACAATTGATTGCCGCACGTTTTAATCAGAAAGTATCGGAAAACAGTGCCAATATGACCGAAAAAGAATTAAGTGATCGTATTTTAACGGAAATCAAAAAAATAAAAAGTCCGAACATCAAAAACAGTTTTCTACAAAACTTAGGCTACCAGATTCGTGCCGGAAATACCGAATCGGAAACCTTATACAAAGAAATCATGGCGTTGTCTACCGACACCAAATTCAAGGAAGACTTAACTGAAAAATTCAACAAAATCAAAGGATTGATCCCTGGAAAACCATCGCCTAAATTCAATTACGAAAACTACAAAGGCGGTCAGACTTCATTAGACAACCTAAAAGGTAAATTTGTATATATCGACGTATGGGCAACCTGGTGTGGTCCGTGTCGTCAGGAAATTCCACACCTTCAAAAAGTCGAAGAACAATACCATGGTAAAAACATCGAATTTGTAAGTATTTCGATCGATGCCAAAAAAGACTACGACAAATGGAAAAAACTGGTAGACGAAAAAAAATTAGGCGGTATTCAGTTATTTGCGGATAACGACTGGAGTTCACAGTTTATAAAAGAATACGGGATCGAAAGTATCCCGCGATTTATTC